The following are encoded together in the Vespa velutina chromosome 3, iVesVel2.1, whole genome shotgun sequence genome:
- the LOC124947835 gene encoding erythroid differentiation-related factor 1: MSDNSNTSADLIKPMAIVVPPDSPKKSVKSTAVVKYSAVQTPATFAQLQCNTNLNLPPSNWLSSSAESYGLQSVWSQNTGFSSFRMAHMFPDCVGEVDVVSDAENIKKLLKLPYNHGVISMMVHRIENTLLIDDFDIHKYLLRQAESDWEWLKKFFYEHIFQNLGDKEKRLFHKANSRNSLQQRNLVSKFLYHSIVLADSKEQNIKPPLPVKPLEQCLPEPTQEEKVPDPNYNHNFARNVVWTFENIQMLIGTDMPIFGGQTHPCISLRLKDMSKPINVLTGIDYWLDNLMCNVPEVVMCYHLHGIVQKYELIKTEDLPNLDDSKFSPKLIRDVAQNILSFLKNNATKAGHTYWLFKGKDDDVVKLYDLTSLCNDVTDEKGQNPFTVPVAMLLYRVARNMKYSSDYHRHQGTIRMLLKNCVQLLAKEKYPQIVTSAHFMLSDLYVPSSTDPVSPGLSDQSDEEDTQSECSTNHENEKEEDEETPSASIKSLTLANIKEQVEQEGPKYKPPPITGSVEERCLTALEHVAHGLECLKYFPSEENSDEEQKKTDDSENERKKYEEANPNMAKPFQAIPMPYASLNQEKDSESGETSQNNSPNHKRKNKQKKKKSEKFITKENTSVNNKDMKSWLCKSKNETLPIWQAPKKSDNVSWNAHLKTLLYEKASLIFAVLAENEYANKNYGASLRYILAVLRCQKILEVCCGIRNEKSISCLLGRAGDCCFMTVQDWCNIEKHRKNYEIKNITEEKIIEEIYSMEDLDTYGIELLPQRLESLEFTLVASYKCYEKALSYEPLEIEKNNLLRRLGNIHNELGVLYMNQAGTRYQQESTTNESAQSSTDVTTLLNRSLHHLEAGVKAFETVHDEANLALLHSNTGRLMRICAHMHVKHNTQEQYFYNKALANYQKALQVLGSRKSNPAIWDTITWDLSTTLFTMATLLQDFPSQGNKTEEELEREVVDILQKALKHCDVDTPGSRQPVYQFRAAIIQHRLASLYHHIYREFESDSDNVKRKNSLQLCKLYYDKAAKLLLALEQTTEFLRVQMERVALAEHQARSATTFNGKLKAYQNGLELLLQCRPIIDLLCEKNKTSKEKIIGNNNMVEGDTINTNEDGKIIEEQKFTEDDESLIVLLEQRLQFILRSLTKLLVNKNNTATNKKEYETLVNLYKQCYSRALRSGTISGITLITHVAQLLKDLCNILQHIE; the protein is encoded by the exons ATGTCAGACAATTCTAATACCAGTGCTGATTTG ATCAAACCGATGGCTATAGTTGTCCCACCGGATTCACCTAAGAAATCAGTCAAGTCTACTGCAGTAGTGAAATATTCTGCCGTTCAAACGCCTGCCACTTTTGCTCAATTGCAatgtaatacaaatttaaatctTCCACCGAGCAATTGGCTTAGTAGTTCTGCTGAAAGTTATGGTCTACAAAGTGTATGGTCACAGAACACAGGATTCTCAAGTTTTCGGATGGCTCATATGTTTCCTGATTGTGTTGGAGAAGTTGACGTTGTGTCAGATGCAgaaaacataaagaaattattgaaattaccTTATAACCATGGTGTTATATCGATGATGGTACACCGTATAGAAAATACTTTATTGATAGATGATTttgatatacataaatatttattacgccAAGCGGAAAGTGATTGGGAATGGttgaagaaattcttttatgaACACATATTTCAAAACTtaggagataaagaaaaacgattgTTTCATAAGGCAAACAGTAGAAATAGTTTGCAACAAAGGAATTTAGTATCAAAATTCCTTTATCATTCTATAGTATTAGCTGATAgtaaagaacaaaatataaagCCTCCTTTGCCCGTCAAACCATTGGAACAATGTTTACCTGAACCAACGCAAGAGGAAAAAGTACCAGATCCAAactataatcataattttgcACGTAACGTTGTATGgacttttgaaaatatacaaatgcTTATTGGAACTGACATGCCAATATTTGGCGGGCAAACTCATCCCTGTATTAGTTTACGGTTAAAAGATATGTCAAAACCTATTAACGTATTGACAGGAATAGATTATTGGTTGGACAATTTAATGTGTAATGTTCCTGAAGTAGTTATGTGTTATCATTTACATGGTATAGTTCAAAAATATGAATTGATTAAAACAGAGGATCTTCCTAATTTGGATGATTCAAAATTCAGTCCCAAACTTATTAGAGATGTAgcacaaaatatattaagcTTCTTAAAAAACAATGCGACAAAAGCTGGCCATACTTATTGGTTATTTAAGG GTAAAGACGATGatgttgtaaaattatatgatttaaCATCATTATGTAATGATGTTACCGatgaaaaaggacaaaatcCATTTACCGTGCCAGTGGCAATGCTGTTATATAGAGTAGctcgaaatatgaaatattcttctgattatcatcgtcatcaggGTACTATTCGAATGCTATTGAAAAACTGTGTACAACTTCTTGCAAAGGAGAAATATCCGCAAATCGTTACGTCCGCTCATTTTATGCTTTCTGACTTATATGTACCTTCAAGTACGGATCCCGTTAGTCCAGGACTTTCCGATCAAAGTGACGAGGAAGATACACAAAGTGAATGCAGTACAAatcatgaaaatgaaaaagaagaagatgaagaaactCCCAGTGCTTCTATTAAATCTTTAACATTGGCAAATA tCAAAGAACAAGTAGAACAAGAGGGACCTAAGTACAAACCACCACCTATAACAGGTAGCGTAGAGGAAAGATGTTTAACAGCATTGGAGCATGTAGCTCATGGTCTTGAgtgtttgaaatatttcccAAGTGAAGAAAATTCAGacgaagaacaaaagaaaacagatgacagtgaaaatgagagaaaaaaatatgaagaagcTAATCCAAACATGGCAAAACCTTTTCAGGCAATACCAATGCCTTATGCTTCTTTGaatcaagaaaaagatagcGAATCCGGAGAAACTTCGCAAAATAATAGTCCTAatcataaaaggaaaaataagcaaaagaagaaaaaatcggaaaagtttattacaaaagaaaatacatctGTTAACAACAAAGATATGAAATCTTGGTTATGtaaatcaaaaaatgaaacgttACCTATTTGGCAGGCACCAAAAAAGAGTGACAATGTCAGTTGGAATGCACATTTAAAAACTCTATTGTACGAAAAGGCCTCATTGATATTTGCTGTTTTGGCTGAAAACGAATatgcgaataaaaattatggtGCCTCTTTGAGATACATATTGGCGGTATTGAGATGTCAAAAAATATTGGAGGTCTGTTGTGgcataagaaatgaaaaatctattAGTTGTTTGTTAGGACGTGCTGGGGATTGTTGTTTCATGACTGTACAAGATTGGTGTAATATAGAGAAACATAGaaagaattatgaaattaaaaatataacggaGGAGAAGataatcgaagaaatatattcaatggAAGATTTggatacgt ACGGTATAGAATTATTGCCGCAACGTCTTGAAAGTTTGGAATTCACATTGGTCGCTTCTTACAAGTGTTATGAAAAAGCTTTGTCTTATGAACCattggaaatagaaaaaaataatttattaagaagaCTAGGAAATATTCATAATGAATTAGGCGTTTTATATATGAATCAAGCAGGAA cAAGATACCAACAAGAAAGTACAACAAACGAATCGGCCCAATCGTCGACAGACGTTACTACATTACTTAATCGTTCCTTACATCATTTAGAAGCGGGTGTTAAAGCATTTGAAACTGTCCATGATGAAGCAAATTTGGCATTACTACATTCGAATACCGGTAGACTAATGAGAATTTGTGCTCATATGCACGTTAAACATAATACACAGGagcaatatttttacaataaagcACTTGCGAATTATCAAAAGGCATTGCAAGTTCTAGGTTCTAGAAAATCTAATCCGGCAATATGGGACACGATAACGTGGGATTTGTCTACGACACTTTTCACTATGGCCACATTATTACAGGATTTTCCTTCTCAAGGAAAcaag aCGGAAGAAGAGCTTGAAAGAGAAGTAGTCGATATATTACAGAAAGCTCTTAAACATTGTGACGTGGATACGCCAGGTTCACGACAGCCAGTATATCAATTTCGTGCGGCTATCATTCAACATCGTTTAGCATCTTTATATCATCACATATACAGAGAATTCGAATCGGATTCGGATAATgtcaagagaaaaaacagTTTACAATTGTGTAAATTGTATTACGATAAAGCGGCTAAATTGTTATTGGCTTTGGAACAGACGACGGAATTTTTGAGAGTACAAATGGAACGTGTAGCTTTGGCTGAACATCAGGCACGAA GTGCTACAACGTTCAACGGCAAATTGAAGGCTTATCAAAATGGATTGGAGTTATTGTTACAATGTCGACCAATCATAGATTTACtctgtgaaaaaaataaaacgtcaaaggagaaaataattggtaataataatatggtaGAAGGTGATACGATTAATACAAATGAGGATGGCAAAATTATTGAGGAACAAAAGTTTACGGAGGACGATGAGAGTTTAATCGTTTTGCTCGAACAAagattacaatttatattacgatCGTTAACCAAATTACTTGTTAATAAGAACAACACTGCCACGAATAAAAAGga atacgAAACTCTCGTCAATTTGTATAAGCAATGTTACAGTCGTGCACTTAGATCTGGAACGATATCTGGTATAACGTTGATAACTCACGTGGCACAATTATTAAAGGatctatgtaatatattgCAACAcatagaataa
- the LOC124947892 gene encoding phosrestin-2, translating to MVVNFKVFKKSSPNGKISLYVGKRDFIDYLSGIEPIDGVILLDQNYIETGRKIWGQLICSFRYGREEDEVMGLNFQKDLYLISEQLYPRSYNKTDVNNTRLQERLLQKLGPNAIPFTFNFPQSAPSSVTLQPSQDETGEPCGVSYFVKIYSGETETDITHKRSTVSLGIRKIQYAPTKQGRQPCTIVRKDFLLSPGELELEVTLDKQLYHHGESIAVNVSVRNNSNKIVKKIKALVQQGIDVVIFQNGQFRTVIDAIETQDGCPITPGSNLQKIIYLKPNLENNRNRRGIALDGRLKREEAELASSTLLTSPDVRDSFGIVVSYAVKVKLYLGALGGELSAELPFIFMRPKPTERLKLANNETCVHIENLPEEKINEN from the coding sequence ATGGTGGTCAATTTTAAAGTGTTCAAGAAGAGTTCACCGAACGGAAAGATCTCTTTGTACGTTGGCAAACgagattttatcgattatttatcgGGCATAGAACCGATCGATGGTGTTATATTATTGGATCAGAATTACATTGAAACAGGTCGAAAGATATGGGGCCAATTGATTTGCAGTTTTCGTTATGGCAGAGAGGAGGACGAGGTTATGGGATTGAACTTTCAAAAGGATCTTTATCTTATATCCGAACAATTATATCCACGTAGTTACAACAAGACGGATGTTAATAATACAAGATTACAAGAGAGATTGTTGCAAAAATTGGGCCCTAACGCTATACCGTTCACCTTTAATTTTCCACAGAGCGCGCCTTCGAGCGTGACCCTTCAACCAAGCCAAGACGAGACGGGAGAGCCGTGCGGTGTTAGTtacttcgttaaaatttattccgGCGAAACGGAGACCGATATTACGCATAAGAGAAGTACGGTATCCCTTGgtataagaaaaatacaatatgCGCCAACTAAACAGGGCCGACAACCGTGTACGATCGTAAGGAAGGATTTTCTATTGAGTCCCGGTGAACTCGAGCTTGAGGTAACCCTTGACAAACAATTGTATCATCATGGCGAATCGATAGCCGTTAACGTTAGCGTTAGAAATAATAGCAACAAGATCGTTAAGAAGATAAAAGCTTTGGTTCAACAAGGCATTGACGTTGTCATCTTTCAAAATGGCCAATTTCGTACTGTCATCGATGCGATCGAGACCCAAGATGGTTGTCCCATAACACCAGGCTCAAATCtacaaaagataatatatttgaagcCTAACTTGGAAAATAATAGGAATAGACGTGGTATCGCATTAGATGGTAGATTGAAACGCGAGGAAGCCGAATTAGCGTCGAGCACATTGTTGACCTCGCCCGACGTACGCGACTCCTTTGGCATCGTTGTCTCTTATGCCGTCAAGGTCAAATTATATCTCGGCGCATTGGGTGGCGAACTGTCAGCCGAGTTACCTTTCATATTCATGCGACCTAAACCAACCGAGAGGCTCAAATTGGCTAACAACGAAACCTGCGTACACATCGAAAATCTACCGGAAGAAaagatcaatgaaaattag